A genome region from Pirellulales bacterium includes the following:
- a CDS encoding HlyD family efflux transporter periplasmic adaptor subunit: protein MARRTFLVCGLLACGIVGTFVARGGAEQSGPSSASEARIRYPECLVSFIKRYNIPVPAQEAGVLQSLEAHEGMEVEAEAVLGQIDDSQPQSKKKVALAEHAVAKAEAENDVDIRFSKASAQVKKKEYELNKAANDHAVKAKPITELERLWLEWNKAYLAIEQAGVKQATDKLKADAKEAEVEATENDIQRRKIIAPLSGEVIDIYVGVGEWLSPGSSVLRIAQMDKLQVEGKLSIKDFGPGQVINRPVRVVAQVGPNRVEEFQGKIVNVDARLLEGKYRAVAEVINRRDNGDGPWLLRDGMQPEEMIIDALPSKLAAPAAQRSGTGTR from the coding sequence ATGGCGCGTAGAACTTTCCTGGTGTGCGGACTGTTGGCCTGCGGAATCGTAGGCACGTTTGTCGCCCGTGGTGGCGCCGAACAGTCGGGCCCATCGTCTGCCAGCGAAGCCCGCATTCGCTACCCGGAATGCCTGGTATCGTTCATCAAGCGCTACAACATCCCTGTTCCGGCGCAAGAGGCCGGCGTGCTGCAAAGCCTCGAAGCGCACGAAGGAATGGAAGTCGAAGCCGAGGCGGTGTTGGGACAGATCGACGATAGCCAACCGCAAAGCAAGAAGAAGGTCGCCCTGGCGGAGCATGCCGTGGCCAAGGCCGAGGCTGAAAACGACGTCGACATTCGCTTCAGTAAAGCCTCGGCACAGGTCAAAAAGAAAGAATACGAACTCAATAAGGCCGCCAACGATCACGCCGTGAAGGCCAAGCCCATCACCGAACTGGAACGGCTGTGGCTGGAATGGAACAAGGCTTATCTGGCCATCGAGCAAGCGGGCGTCAAGCAGGCGACCGACAAGCTCAAGGCCGACGCAAAAGAGGCCGAGGTCGAGGCCACCGAGAATGACATTCAGCGGCGTAAAATCATTGCGCCCTTGTCTGGTGAAGTCATTGATATCTACGTCGGAGTCGGCGAATGGCTCAGCCCCGGTTCGTCGGTGCTGCGGATCGCGCAAATGGACAAGTTGCAGGTCGAAGGCAAACTGAGCATCAAGGATTTCGGCCCCGGACAGGTGATTAACCGCCCGGTGCGCGTGGTGGCCCAAGTCGGCCCCAATCGGGTCGAGGAGTTTCAGGGCAAGATCGTGAATGTCGATGCGCGGCTGCTCGAAGGCAAGTATCGCGCTGTGGCGGAAGTCATCAACCGTCGCGACAACGGCGACGGTCCCTGGCTGTTGCGTGACGGCATGCAGCCCGAGGAAATGATCATCGACGCCTTGCCCAGCAAGTTGGCAGCCCCGGCGGCACAACGCTCTGGAACGGGAACAAGATAA
- a CDS encoding biotin/lipoyl-binding protein → MSTDQVVNPELIEETKQQIRGLVNEIAQLARQDISAAEFYAEFLNRVVSALAAVGGAVWTVTEGGGLQLEYQVNLRETHLGESEDESQRHGRLLHKVLRSGEGALAAPFSGAGDDADDKSGNPTPFLLVLGPVRIEDQSKGIVEIFQRPSTDIRTQRGYLKFVQQMCELMGDYLRSRQLRQFTDRQTLWNQLENFTRAAHTSLDPAEAAFTIVNEARRLIGCDRVSVAIRKGRKCYIEAISGQDIIDKRSNTVVLLNRLATSVVAGGEPVWYSGDTSNMAPQVEDSLQEYVDESHAKNVAVLPLVRPLAAAPGEDDKPPEPIGALIVEQIEDSRPRDGMVQRVNVVCDHGATALGNALEHNSLFLLPVWRTLGKARWVLAARTLPKTIAAVVGVVAAIVALVVVPASFRIQGKGTLQPVIRRDVSASIEGTVVKVHVNHGDNVTKGQLLAELENSDQDVKITEVEGKLSQVIADIGSATRRGIETKNRGGKTSDQQRQSDPDAESRLVSEESRLNKERIGLESQLKILKAKRERLKVTSPIDGQVTTWDVANLLEGRTVQPGQVLMSISDPNGDWELEVLMPEDQMGYIARAQKELKKDDLDVTYHLANAPGETHDGTVKEIHLTAEVRGEEGNTVMVNVAIDKNDLAELSQGAGVSTRVFCGKRAVGFVWFHDVIEFVQSRILFRL, encoded by the coding sequence ATGAGCACCGATCAGGTAGTTAACCCGGAGCTGATCGAAGAAACAAAGCAGCAGATTCGCGGACTGGTCAACGAGATCGCGCAGCTGGCGCGACAGGACATCAGTGCCGCCGAGTTTTACGCCGAGTTTCTCAATCGCGTGGTTTCGGCGTTGGCCGCCGTGGGCGGCGCGGTGTGGACCGTTACCGAAGGGGGCGGCCTGCAGCTCGAGTATCAGGTGAATCTGCGCGAGACGCACCTCGGCGAAAGCGAGGACGAATCGCAACGCCACGGCCGCCTGCTGCACAAGGTGCTGCGCAGCGGCGAGGGCGCTCTGGCCGCGCCGTTCTCGGGTGCCGGGGATGATGCCGACGACAAATCGGGAAATCCGACGCCGTTTCTGCTGGTGCTGGGTCCCGTGCGCATCGAGGATCAGAGCAAGGGAATCGTCGAGATATTCCAGCGTCCCAGTACCGATATCCGCACCCAGCGCGGCTATTTGAAGTTCGTACAGCAAATGTGCGAGCTGATGGGCGACTACCTGCGCTCGCGACAATTGCGGCAGTTCACCGATCGGCAAACGCTGTGGAATCAACTAGAGAACTTCACTCGCGCCGCACACACGAGCCTCGATCCGGCGGAAGCCGCCTTTACGATCGTGAACGAGGCGCGCAGGCTGATTGGTTGCGATCGGGTGAGCGTGGCGATCCGCAAGGGCCGCAAGTGTTACATCGAGGCCATCAGCGGCCAGGACATCATCGACAAACGTTCCAACACCGTCGTGCTCTTGAATCGGCTGGCCACCAGCGTCGTCGCCGGTGGCGAGCCGGTTTGGTATTCCGGCGATACCTCGAACATGGCACCCCAGGTCGAAGACTCTTTGCAGGAATACGTCGACGAGTCGCACGCCAAGAACGTGGCCGTGTTGCCGCTCGTCCGACCGCTCGCCGCCGCTCCTGGCGAAGATGACAAGCCGCCGGAGCCGATTGGCGCACTGATTGTCGAACAAATCGAAGACAGCCGTCCACGCGATGGCATGGTGCAACGAGTGAATGTGGTTTGCGACCACGGGGCTACGGCGCTTGGCAATGCGCTGGAACATAACAGTCTGTTCCTGCTGCCGGTATGGCGCACGTTGGGCAAAGCCCGCTGGGTACTGGCGGCCCGCACGCTGCCCAAGACCATTGCCGCGGTCGTGGGCGTAGTAGCCGCGATAGTGGCACTGGTCGTGGTGCCGGCCAGCTTCCGCATTCAGGGCAAGGGGACTTTGCAGCCGGTCATTCGCCGCGACGTGTCGGCCAGCATCGAAGGAACGGTCGTCAAGGTACACGTCAACCACGGCGACAACGTCACGAAGGGCCAACTGCTGGCCGAATTGGAAAACTCGGATCAGGACGTGAAGATCACAGAAGTCGAAGGCAAGCTCAGCCAGGTGATCGCCGACATCGGATCCGCCACGCGCCGTGGGATCGAAACCAAGAATCGCGGCGGCAAAACGTCCGATCAGCAGCGCCAATCGGACCCCGACGCGGAATCGCGCCTGGTCTCCGAGGAAAGCCGCCTTAATAAAGAACGCATCGGTCTGGAGTCGCAATTAAAAATCCTCAAGGCCAAACGCGAGCGACTAAAGGTTACAAGTCCAATCGATGGGCAAGTCACGACCTGGGATGTCGCCAACCTGCTCGAAGGACGCACTGTGCAGCCGGGCCAGGTGTTGATGAGCATCTCGGATCCCAACGGCGATTGGGAACTGGAAGTTCTCATGCCTGAGGATCAGATGGGCTACATCGCCCGGGCTCAGAAAGAGCTGAAGAAGGACGACCTCGACGTGACGTACCACCTGGCCAACGCCCCCGGTGAAACGCACGATGGTACGGTCAAGGAAATCCATCTCACGGCCGAGGTGCGCGGCGAGGAAGGAAACACCGTCATGGTGAACGTGGCGATCGATAAGAACGATTTGGCCGAACTCAGCCAGGGTGCCGGCGTCTCGACACGCGTTTTTTGTGGCAAGCGGGCCGTTGGCTTTGTATGGTTCCACGACGTGATCGAGTTCGTGCAATCGAGAATTTTATTCCGACTGTAG